From Pleurodeles waltl isolate 20211129_DDA chromosome 1_1, aPleWal1.hap1.20221129, whole genome shotgun sequence, a single genomic window includes:
- the LOC138249600 gene encoding zinc finger protein 84-like, whose translation MSAAQVPQNKEEKKRETFSSEVDRGPVQVSATSRDRGASGEEEVREDSPFCGVRSSHGAGKDVIEDAQRGKEVETEKMQKEPYACTECEKTFCYKTSLQRHQKVHTGPVPLTCSECGETFLLRAQLIQHKRIHTPEPSFACTQCDKSFKLKGNLITHQKIHTGEKPFTCSDCGRSFTQKGNLLTHQKIHSGEKRFTCPECGKTFNKKIHLQSHTEKHSKEQTFACSECGENFTSQTKAQQHQKIHRTGSLFTCAECGKSFTLKKLFSQHQKTHTAVPSFACSECGKTFSLKGNLLTHQKIHTGERPFACTECGKTFIQKGNLEYHLTCHRGEKSFTCSQCGKNFRKKISLRYHEKVHTGEQLFSCTDCGKTFTSQAGFLQHQKFHTGEGLLTCSECGRSFVSKSRLEVHQRSHTGDRPFSCTECDKSFTIKGNLMYHQRIHTGERRFSCLQCDKSFVLKANLLSHQKVHTGEKPFICTECGKRFAEKKTLVVHQIIHTGEKRFHCTECDKRFTEKQHLVLHLKRHRGERPFLCPVCGKTFATNSRVAIHQRIHTKETCFTCPFCEESFSAKQQLLRHQRTQHGHH comes from the exons AAGTACGGGAAGATTCTCCATTTTGTGGCGTAAGGTCAAGCCACGGAGCAGGAAAGGACGTCATCGAAGACGCGCAAAGGG GTAAAGAAGTGGAGACTGAGAAGATGCAGAAAGAACCCTATGCGTGCACTGAGTGTGAAAAGACCTTCTGTTATAAGACAAGCCTCCAGCGTCACCAAAAGGTTCACACGGGTCCAGTCCCTTTAACGTGTAGTGAATGTGGAGAGACTTTTCTGCTTCGAGCCCAACTGATACAACATAAGAGGATCCACACACCTGAGCCGTCCTTTGCATGCACGCAGTGTGACAAGAGTTTTAAGCTTAAAGGAAATCTTATAACTCATCAGAAAATCCACACGGGAGAGAAACCTTTCACCTGCAGTGACTGTGGTAGGAGCTTTACTCAAAAGGGAAATCTTTTGACACATCAGAAAATTCATTCAGGAGAGAAGCGATTTACCTGCCCTGAGTGTGGaaaaacctttaataaaaaaatacatcttcagAGCCACACAGAAAAACATTCAAAAGAGCAAACGTTTGCATGCAGTGAGTGTGGGGAGAACTTTACATCTCAAACGAAAGCTCAACAGCATCAGAAGATACACCGCACTGGGTCACTTTTTACATGTGCCGAATGCGGAAAGAGTTTTACTCtgaaaaagctattttcacagcaTCAGAAAACCCACACGGCTGTGCCATCCTTTGCTTGCAGCGAGTGTGGCAAAACCTTTAGTCTTAAGGGAAATCTTTTAACCCATCAGAAAATCCACACAGGAGAGAGACCCTTTGCCTGCACAGAGTGTGGCAAGACTTTTATCCAAAAGGGAAATCTTGAGTACCACCTGACATGTCATAGAGGTGAAAAATCATTTACCTGCTCCCAGTGTGGGAAGAACTTTCGTAAGAAGATAAGTCTTCGATATCATGAGAAAGTCCACACAGGAGAGCAGCTCTTTTCATGCACTGACTGTGGAAAAACCTTCACCTCTCAGGCAGGCTTCTTGCAGCACCAGAAATTCCATACAGGAGAGGGTCTTCTGACATGTTCGGAGTGCGGTAGGAGTTTTGTTAGTAAGTCAAGACTTGAAGTCCACCAGAGAAGCCATACAGGAGACAGGCCATTTTCATGCACTGAATGCGATAAAAGCTTCACGATTAAGGGAAATCTCATGTATCACCAGAGAATTCACACAGGAGAAAGACGCTTCTCTTGTTTGCAGTGTGACAAAAGCTTTGTCTTAAAAGCAAATCTTCTGAGTCATCAGAAGGTTCACACAGGAGAGAAGCCTTTCATTTGCACTGAGTGTGGCAAAAGATTTGCTGAGAAGAAAACACTTGTGGTGCACCAAATAATCCACACCGGAGAAAAAAGGTTTCATTGCACTGAGTGTGATAAGCGCTTCACAGAAAAGCAACATCTTGTGCTCCACCTGAAAAGACACCGAGGAGAGAGGCCCTTTCTGTGCCCTGTGTGTGGGAAGACATTTGCTACCAACTCGCGTGTTGCGATACATCAGAGGATACATACCAAAGAGACTTGTTTTACGTGTCCTTTTTGTGAGGAAAGCTTTTCTGCAAAGCAGCAGCTTCTGAGGCATCAGAGAACCCAACATGGGCATCACTGA